Genomic DNA from Bacteroidota bacterium:
GACGGGAGAGAGGTTGGCTGCGCGCCACGCCGGATAAGTCCCAAACCCGATGCCCACCACGATGGCAACCACAAAGATCACCCCCAGTGATCCTGTCGAGAACGCCATTTCAAAGGGGACCTCTGCCATATTCTTTATTATAGGAATTGCCACCAACAGGGTGGCGAGGCCGAGCAGCAAGCCGAAGACGCTCCCGACCAGGGAGATGGTTACCGATTCCGTTAGAAACTGAAAGACGATGTCTTTCTTTTGCGCGCCCGTAGCTTTTCTGATGCCTATTTCGCGGGTGCGTTCTGTGATGGCAATCAAGAGCACATTCATTACGCCAATTCCACCAACGAGTACGGATATACCGGTTATGAATCCCATGACCAGTTTAAAGACCCGTATGCCTTGTCGGACCTGCTCCACGCGCATCTGATTTGTAGCGATAGAAAAGCCGGCGCTGCCGGCGTCCACGTTGTTGTCCAGCCAGTTTGTGATTTGCGCTTTAAGGAGTGGTACCTGCGCTACGTCTTTTGCCCGCACCAGCAGGCGAGATGGCGCTTCTCCTCCAAGGGCCTTAATCCAGTAATCGATTGGCCCCAAAACAAGCGGATCGCCATCCACAGCGCCTTTCATAACCCCGATAACTTCCGCTTCTTGCTCATCGATTAAT
This window encodes:
- a CDS encoding ABC transporter permease, which encodes MRRILLIANIAFQTLRANPLHTFLSTIGLVVGVAALVAILSLGDGLEKYARNQISTTTSLEGISVSPRTKERVDGVNLDRESIAYLQVRDADALAALIKNEADLTLSNPINARIMLPGDTARSGIYMEATMSSAFDVYRHEFAAGRAFTRTEMETNEPVVVLAYSVASRLAGEQDSVDVMLGRIVLIDEQEAEVIGVMKGAVDGDPLVLGPIDYWIKALGGEAPSRLLVRAKDVAQVPLLKAQITNWLDNNVDAGSAGFSIATNQMRVEQVRQGIRVFKLVMGFITGISVLVGGIGVMNVLLIAITERTREIGIRKATGAQKKDIVFQFLTESVTISLVGSVFGLLLGLATLLVAIPIIKNMAEVPFEMAFSTGSLGVIFVVAIVVGIGFGTYPAWRAANLSPVDAIRHE